A genome region from Lucilia cuprina isolate Lc7/37 chromosome 3, ASM2204524v1, whole genome shotgun sequence includes the following:
- the LOC111675236 gene encoding putative odorant-binding protein A10 isoform X1 yields MSHLICLGVVLSLVVLIQAIPHPPATTAAPLKQTYDNRFDNIDIDEILGQERLLNNYIKCLEGLGPCTPDAKMLKETLPDAIMTNCAKCTERQKYGSDKVTHHLIDNRPEDWNRLEKIYDPEGSYRKAYLMQKENTTIKIDKDENPAKD; encoded by the exons atgtcgcatttaatttgtttgggAGTTGTATTAAGTTTAGTGGTCCTTATACAAGCTATACCACATCCTCCTGCTACCACAGCAGCTCCTTTAAAACAAACCTATGATAATAGATTCGATAATATTGATATAGATGAGATTTTGGGTCAGGAACGTTTACTAAACAATtacataaaatgtttagaaGGTTTGGGCCCGTGCACTCCTGATGCCAAAATGTTAAAGG agACTCTTCCCGACGCTATAATGACAAATTGCGCCAAATGCACGGAACGTCAGAAATACGGTTCGGACAAGGTTACGCATCATCTTATCGACAACCGTCCCGAGGATTGGAATCGTTTGGAGAAAATCTACGATCCGGAGGGCTCTTACCGCAAGGCATACTTAATGCAGAAAGAGAATACTACTATTAAGATAGATAAAGATGAAAATCCCGCCAAGGACTGA
- the LOC111675236 gene encoding uncharacterized protein LOC111675236 isoform X2, with product MSHLICLGVVLSLVVLIQAIPHPPATTAAPLKQTYDNRFDNIDIDEILGQERLLNNYIKCLEGLGPCTPDAKMLKEFTNFRDSSRRYNDKLRQMHGTSEIRFGQGYASSYRQPSRGLESFGENLRSGGLLPQGILNAEREYYY from the exons atgtcgcatttaatttgtttgggAGTTGTATTAAGTTTAGTGGTCCTTATACAAGCTATACCACATCCTCCTGCTACCACAGCAGCTCCTTTAAAACAAACCTATGATAATAGATTCGATAATATTGATATAGATGAGATTTTGGGTCAGGAACGTTTACTAAACAATtacataaaatgtttagaaGGTTTGGGCCCGTGCACTCCTGATGCCAAAATGTTAAAGG aatttacaaattttagagACTCTTCCCGACGCTATAATGACAAATTGCGCCAAATGCACGGAACGTCAGAAATACGGTTCGGACAAGGTTACGCATCATCTTATCGACAACCGTCCCGAGGATTGGAATCGTTTGGAGAAAATCTACGATCCGGAGGGCTCTTACCGCAAGGCATACTTAATGCAGAAAGAGAATACTACTATTAA